In the Purpureocillium takamizusanense chromosome 5, complete sequence genome, one interval contains:
- a CDS encoding uncharacterized protein (COG:A~EggNog:ENOG503P5VJ) codes for MIPRWMGSSARSCPLIVSATLWCGNPGSGQRHQGTVQYSTSQRRWAASTASASWLPPRHSPSSGGPPPPPNPTATPRRHIIPPSPLAPAILLFSYTFERPSSRPPNPPSFLPRLGISSIDDGSPPALARPRRLRIDTTRAPPPSTSHVIAFSLCTLPCSLLRYIPTTPRKEEKKGHPSLPAMAGPTSPSTEGPTFAPPSLPAGWIAQWDGASKKYYYVQLATGVSQWEVPTQAVHQTGNTPAHESAEHPYGQPPPGGVGAGAASAGAPPRPSELITHPDGSQTVKHPDGTMEPIMADGSRGLDGPNGDRGLGSMAMNALLGGKGSGGGGGGGGSHGSNPLGSLANQFLGGGSHGGGGGGGGGGGKNNAAGKLVGQLASNLFSPSSKPEQPQNYHGGQNTGHGQHQGGLAGAVFGGVAHMFGGKESHGSGQNYGYSGAGTGNAYSGGEAPTYHPPGSGPSSSTHTPSASQPSQHQQQQQQQQQGSSHHQSSPSQGHQPQSHQSYGAPSSGGSQGHQPPHTQSPYGGGQSYGGQHGGQHGGNGAYSHQPAQQSYGTPPAGGHQPSYGQSHQGAPSSYSQGPPGGYQQGPPGGYGQGPSGGYSQGPPGGYNQGPSGGYGQSYSGGHGGQQQQQQQYGGQNQAPYHGGPY; via the exons ATGATACCTAGATGGATGGGCTCCTCGGCTCGATCGTGCCCATTGATTGTATCGGCGACGCTGTGGTGCGGCAATCCAGGTagcgggcagcggcaccagggCACGGTGCAGTACAGCACCTCACAGCGCAGGTGGGCTGCTTCCACTGCTTCTGCCTCTTGGTTGCCCCCCCGCCACTCGCCCAGCAGTGGaggcccaccaccaccacccaatccgaccgccacgccacgccggCATATCATCCCGCCTTCACCTCTCGCTCCCGCcatcctcctcttctcttACACGTTTGAGCGTCCCTCTTCCCGCCCCCCAAATCCGCCCTCTTTCCTTCCTCGCCTCGGCATCTCGTCAATCGACGACGGGTCCCCtcccgccctcgcgcgcccgcgacgctTGCGAATTGACACGACCCGCGCACCGCCACCCAGCACCAGTCACGTCATCGCCTTCTCTCTCTGtaccctgccctgctctcTACTAAGGTACATACCTACCACCCCGCggaaggaagaaaaaaaaggccACCCATCGCTGCCCGCAATGGCTGGCCCGACGTCCCCCAGCACCGAGGGTCCCACGTTCGCGCCCCCgagcctgcccgccggctggATCGCACAGTGGGACGGCGCGAGCAAGAAGTACTACTACGTGCAGCTCGCGACGGGCGTCTCCCAGTGGGAGGTGCCCACGCAGGCCGTCCACCAGACGGGCAACACGCCCGCCCATGAGTCCGCCGAGCACCCGTACGGCCAGCCTCCccctggcggcgtcggcgccggcgccgcttctgcgggcgcgccgccgcggccctcggaACTTATCACGCATCCCGACGGCTCCCAGACGGTCAAGCACCCCGACGGCACCATGGAGCCTATCATGGCCGACGGCTCTAGGGGTTTGGACGGCCCCAATGGTGACAGAGGCCTTGGT AGCATGGCCATGAACGCCCTTCTCGGCGGAAAaggctcgggcggcggcggcggcggcggcggtagccACGGCAGCAATCCCCTCGGTAGCCTCGCGAATCagttcctcggcggcggttcccacggcggtggcggcggcggcggcggcggcggcggcaagaacAATGCCGCCGGCAAGCTTGTCGGACAGCTGGCATCGAACCTCTTCTCCCCGTCCAGCAAGCCCGAGCAGCCGCAAAACTACCACGGCGGACAGAACacgggccacggccagcacCAGGGCGGtctggccggcgccgtctttggcggcgtcgcccacaTGTTTGGGGGCAAGGAGTCTCACGGTAGC GGTCAAAATTACGGCTATtcgggcgccggcaccggcaatGCCTATTCGGGCGGCGAAGCCCCGACGTACCACCCGCCAGGCTCCGgtccgtcctcgtccacacATACACCCTCCGCCTCGCAACCGAGtcaacaccagcagcagcagcagcagcagcagcagggctcGTCCCACCACCAAAGTTCCCCGAGCCAGGGCCACCAGCCTCAGAGCCACCAGTCGTACGGCGCCCCATCATCCGGCGGCAGCCAAGGtcaccagccgccgcacacCCAGTCCCCGTATGGTGGGGGCCAGTCGTACGGCGGCCAGCATGGCGGCCAGCACGGAGGGAATGGCGCATATTCCCATCAGCCTGCGCAGCAAAGCTACGGCACGCCTCCCGCTGGCGGTCATCAGCCGTCGTATGGGCAGTCCCACCAGGGCGCTCCCTCTAGCTATAGCCAAGGACCTCCTGGGGGCTACCAACAGGGCCCTCCAGGTGGCTACGGCCAGGGACCATCGGGCGGATACAGCCAGGGTCCACCCGGCGGATACAACCAAGGCCCCTCTGGAGGGTACGGCCAGTCGTACTCTGGGGGACATGGTggccagcaacaacagcagcagcaatatGGCGGCCAAAACCAGGCGCCGTACCATGGCGGTCCCTATTGA
- a CDS encoding uncharacterized protein (EggNog:ENOG503P30G~SECRETED:SignalP(1-32~SECRETED:cutsite=VYA-NV~SECRETED:prob=0.9447)~TransMembrane:1 (n15-26c32/33o219-237i)), with protein MATSSRAPRPPQHQLLLLQLLLFLLASTTVYANVEKIIFDAPTPANTPLAKPSLADLNLHALTPDTLTLRTTLDRVFPVDKGNSSQGRSSWVLLDNLVEGQRYEFHVSWAANEPTLFALDSHELDTVWDTPELIQSLAEYAASRQPGNKSDAQEPAPHKASSNKSGARKASVLLVHIRAAADYFVDDVELMKNPPPVLVDLVLDPFVFNLANQSLMPTVGYLIVVGVVTWFASRWIASRLQSVAGSSEDQTLKQTKKN; from the exons atggcgacctcgagccgcgcaccacggccaccacagcaccagctgctgctcctccagctgcTACTCTTTCTCCTCGCGTCCACGACCGTTTATGCCAACGTCGAAAAGATCATCTTCGACGCCCCCACGCCCGCCAATACCCCCCTCGCCAAGCCCTCGCTCGCCGACCTCAACCTCCACGCCCTCACCCCCGACACGCTCACCCTGCGCACGACCCTCGACCGCGTCTTCCCCGTCGACAAGGGCAACTCGTCCCAGGGACGCTCGTCGTGGGTACTGCTCGACAACCTGGTCGAGGGCCAGCGCTACGAGTTCCATGTCTCCTGGGCCGCCAAT GAACCTACCCTCTTCGCGTTGGACTCGCATGAGCTCGACACCGTCTGGGACACGCCCGAGCTTATCCAGTCCCTGGCAGAGTatgccgcctcccgccaGCCTGGCAACAAGTCGGACGCGCAGGAGCCCGCGCCGCATAAAGCTTCATCCAACAAGTCGGGGGCGCGGAAGGCGTCTGTGCTACTTGTCCACATTCGCGCCGCGGCAGATTACTttgtcgacgatgtcgagctCATGAAGAACCCTCCACCCGTCTTGGTAGATCTTGTGCTTGACCCTTTCGTGTTTAACTTGGCCAATCAGTCGCTTATGCCCACCGTGGGTtacctcatcgtcgtcggcgtcgtcacctGGTTCGCATCAAGATGGATCGCATCCCGTCTTCAGTCTGTTGCCGGCTCCTCGGAAGACCAGACATTAAAGCAGACTAAGAAAAACTAA
- a CDS encoding uncharacterized protein (EggNog:ENOG503PGI7), whose protein sequence is MPQQDMAAVDTNIDILPAKPLLGKGYRPGGKVRSFGRADYDRFRNLSPWYMCAGEKDIGSVHVDCRLLLKKSKLGVFDCGAHEQPGGIIYFNLDISQPRDCSLSDATVEITFDQEHASLRQQQIKPVNPQTLAAPVQVATWGPTKLTGEKRTVTIESDANGTASIQFPGGGIGGVGMNKKKTVERCSRWTLNSSLVRGRTGKLYQGLKWSLAANKFDGGSRPGGNVYTAFSFQYNGQPFFMKIKIEGKLDQATDRVKERGRRLGRTIKKHFGPRQGHAEDICTTLIGSCSERGLQLNRLADDLEREMEMKNFINGVPIEIPDAQTAGFFTVKTDRRAQDDHPAEPETPTSQIPPQKDRRPSQAPDLYAQGPSFPQIKALEENDGSRASSREDPTAPTLVNLFNAEQRYFRPPAIRSDAPKAPIVSPQEATKSEGESSRSQRWVEDDNAVQLFTDGRDTRPETLGMMARMFGFTAVRLFLQLLSELLCIEWRPSQKIRLMEEVRRKGGRDVRRNTVQP, encoded by the coding sequence ATGCCTCAACAAGATATGGCTGCCGTCGACACAAATATCGACATACTTCCGGCAAAACCATTGTTAGGCAAAGGATATCGGCCAGGCGGTAAGGTGCGGAGTTTCGGCCGCGCCGACTACGATCGGTTCCGCAACCTCTCTCCATGGTACATGTGTGCTGGCGAAAAGGACATCGGTTCCGTTCACGTCGATTGCCGATTGCTTCTGAAGAAGTCAAAACTGGGTGTCTTCGACTGTGGAGCCCACGAGCAGCCCGGGGGTATAATCTACTTCAATTTGGACATTTCTCAGCCCCGCGACTGCTCGCTCTCGGATGCCACCGTCGAGATCACGTTTGACCAGGAACACGCGTCGCTCAGACAGCAACAGATCAAACCAGTTAACCCCCAGACCCTCGCTGCCCCCGTGCAGGTGGCGACATGGGGCCCTACGAAGCTCACGGGCGAAAAGCGGACAGTGACGATCGAGTCCGACGCCAATGGAACGGCATCTATACAGTTCCCCGGGGGCGGCATTGGGGGCGTTGGGAtgaacaagaagaagacggtcgAGCGCTGCAGCCGCTGGACGTTGAACAGTTCCCTTGTCAGGGGAAGGACTGGCAAGCTGTACCAGGGCCTGAAATGGTCACTGGCGGCAAACAAGTTCGATGGGGGTTCGCGACCCGGCGGCAATGTTTACACTGCCTTCTCCTTCCAGTACAATGGCCAACCTTTTTTCATGAAGATCAAAATTGAGGGGAAGCTCGACCAGGCCACTGACCGAGTAAaagagagggggagaaggcTAGGAAGAACGATTAAGAAGCACTTTGGACCACGCCAGGGTCATGCAGAAGATATTTGCACAACCCTAATTGGATCGTGCAGTGAGAGAGGTCTGCAACTCAATAGGCTTGCTGACGATctggagagagagatggagatgAAGAACTTTATCAACGGCGTCCCGATCGAGATTCCGGATGCCCAAACGGCAGGTTTCTTCACGGTCAAGACGGATCGCAGAGCCCAAGACGACCACCCTGCTGAGCCGGAGACACCTACCAGCCAAATACCACCACAGAAGGACAGACGACCATCGCAAGCGCCCGACCTCTACGCGCAAGGTCCTTCGTTTCCCCAGATAAAAGCCCTGGAGGAAAATGACGGTTCTCGAGCGTCGTCTCGGGAAGATCCAACAGCGCCTACCCTCGTAAACCTCTTCAACGCAGAGCAAAGGTACTTTAGGCCTCCCGCCATCCGATCCGATGCCCCAAAAGCGCCCATAGTATCTCCCCAGGAGGCTACGAAAAGCGAGGGTGAAAGCAGCAGGTCGCAGCGATGGGTGGAGGATGACAATGCTGTCCAGCTTTTTACAGACGGCAGAGATACACGGCCGGAGACGCTGGGGATGATGGCGAGAATGTTTGGGTTCACAGCGGTGCGCCTGTTCTTGCAGCTTCTGAGTGAGCTCCTCTGTATTGagtggcggccgtcgcagAAGATCAGGCTCATGGAAGAGGTGAGAAGGAAGGGTGGCCGAGATGTTCGGCGTAACACAGTGCAACCCTGA
- the TUB1_2 gene encoding alpha-tubulin (EggNog:ENOG503NVD8~COG:Z) has translation MREVISINVGQAGCQIANSCWELYCLEHGIQPDGYLTEERKAQEPDQGFSTFFSETGQGKYVPRAIYCDLEPNVVDEVRTGPYRNLFHPEMMITGKEDASNNYARGHYTVGKELIEGVLDKIRRVADNCVGLQGFLVFHSFGGGTGSGFGALLMERLSVDYGKKSKLEFCVYPAPQTATSVVEPYNSILTTHTTLEHSDCSFMVDNEAIYDICRRNLGLERPNYENLNRLIAQVVSSITASLRFDGSLNVDLNEFQTNLVPYPRIHFPLVAYAPVVSAAKAAHEANSVQEMTMSCFEPNNQMVKCDPRQGKYMATCLLYRGDVVPNDAHAAVATLKTKRTIQFVDWCPTGFKLGICYQAPENVPNGDLAKVNRAVCMLSNTTAIADAWSSLSMKFDLMHSKRAFVHWYVGEGMEEGEFSEAREDLAALERDYEEVAADSMGDDELDAEY, from the exons ATGCGTGAGGTTATCAGCATCAACG TCGGCCAGGCTGGTTGCCAGATTGCCAACTCCTGCTGGGAG CTGTACTGCCTCGAGCACGGTATCCAG CCCGATGGCTACCTCAccgaggagcgcaaggcccAGGAGCCCGACCAGGGCTTCAGCACTTTCTTCTCCGAGACTG GCCAGGGCAAGTACGTCCCTCGCGCCATTTACTGCGATCTTGAGCccaatgtcgtcgacgaggtccgcACCGGCCCTTACCGCAACCTCTTCCACCCGGAGATGATGATCACGGGCAAGGAGGATGCTTCCAACAACTACGCTCGTGGCCACTACACCGTCGGcaaggagctcatcgagggcgtcctcgacaagatccgccgcgtcgccgacaacTGCGTTGGTCTCCAgggcttcctcgtcttccacTCCTTCGGCGGTGGTACCGGCTCCGGTTTTGGTGCCCTCCTCATGGAGCGCCTCTCCGTCGACTacggcaagaagagcaagcTCGAGTTCTGCGTTTACCCTGCTCCCCAGACCGCCAcgtccgtcgtcgagccgtACAACTCCATCCTGACCACCCACACCACCCTCGAGCACTCTGACTGCTCCTTCATGGTGGACAACGAGGCCATTTACGATATCTGCCGCCGCAACCTGGGTTTGGAGCGCCCCAACTACGAGAACCTGAACCGCCTGATTGCTCAGG TCGTTTCGTCCATTACTGCTTCTCTCCGGTTTGACGGCTCCCTCAACGTCGACCTGAACGAGTTCCAGACCAACCTGGTGCCCTACCCCCGTATCCACTTCCCTCTGGTTGCGTATgcccccgtcgtctcggcggccaaggccgcccacgaggccAACTCGGTCCAGGAGATGACCATGTCCTGCTTCGAGCCCAACAACCAGATGGTCAAGTGTGACCCCCGTCAAGGCAAGTACATGGCTACCTGCCTGCTGtaccgcggcgacgtggtcCCCAACGACGCCCACGCTGCCGTTGCCACTCTCAAGACCAAGCGCACCATCCAGTTCGTCGACTGGTGCCCCACTGGCTTCAAGCTCGGTATCTGCTACCAGGCTCCCGAGAACGTGCCCAacggcgacctcgccaagGTCAACCGCGCCGT CTGCATGCTTTCCAACAcgaccgccatcgccgaTGCTTGGAGCTCCCTGTCTATGAAGTTCGATCTCATGCACTCCAAGCGTGCGTTCGTGCACTGGTACGTTGGTGAGGGtatggaggagggcgagttCTCCGAGGCGCGTGAGGATTTGGCTGCTCTGGAGCGTGACTACGAGGAGGTTGCCGCCGACTCGAtgggtgacgacgagctggacgccgAGTACTAA
- the VMA2 gene encoding Vacuolar ATP synthase subunit B (COG:C~EggNog:ENOG503NWY5~BUSCO:EOG09261KHB): MTDPRDSSSYSIVPRIRYNTVGGVNGPLVILENVKFPRYNEIVTLTLPDGTQRSGQVLEARGDRAVVQVFEGTSGIDVKKTKVEFTGSSLKLGVSEDMLGRIFDGSGRAIDKGPKVLPEDYLDINGSPINPYSREYPEEMISTGISAIDTMNSIARGQKIPIFSASGLPHNEIAAQICRQAGLVQKQGITNKGVHDGHEENFSIVFGAMGVNLETARFFTRDFEENGSLERTTLFLNLANDPTIERIITPRLALTTAEYYAYQLEKHVLVILTDLSAYCDALREVSAAREEVPGRRGFPGYMYTDLSTIYERAGRVEGRNGSITQIPILTMPNDDITHPIPDLTGYITEGQIFVDRPLYNRGIYPPINVLPSLSRLMKSAIGEGMTRKDHGDVSNQLYAKYAIGRDAAAMKAVVGEEALSAEDKLSLEFLDKFERQFINQGAYESRSIYESLDLAWSLLRIYPKDLLNRIPGKVLNEFYQRAQKDAKSKGKARADVAAKDQQQNEENLIDA; encoded by the exons ATGACGGACCCGCGCGACTCATCGTCCTACTCGATCGTGCCGAGGATTCGGTACAACACCGTCGGAGGTGTCAACGGCCCGCTGGTCATCCTTGAGAAT GTTAAATTCCCCAGATACAACGAGATTGTCACCTTGACGCTTCCCGATGGCACCCAGAGATCCGGTCAGGTCCTGGAAGCACGAG GCGACCGAGCTGTTGTGCAG GTCTTTGAGGGAACATCCGGTATCGATGTGAAGAAG ACCAAGGTTGAGTTCACCGGCTCGAGCCTGAAGCTCGGCGTTTCGGAGGACATGCTTGGTCGCATCTTTGACGGCTCCGGCCGTGCCATCGACAAGGGCCCCAAGGTGCTTCCCGAGGATTACCTCGACATCAACGGCAGCCCTATCAACCCCTACTCTCGT GAATACCCCGAGGAAATGATTTCGACCGGTATTTCCGCCATTGACACGATGAACTCGATCGCCCGTGGCCAGAAGATCCCCATCTTCTCTGCCTCTGGTCTGCCTCACAACGAGATTGCTGCCCAGATTTGCCGacaggccggcctcgtccagaAGCAGGGCATCACCAACAAGGGAGTCCATGATGGCCACGAGGAGAACTTCTCCATCGTGTTCGGTGCCATGGGTGTCAACTTGGAGACGGCCCGTTTCTTCACGCGCGACTTTGAAGAGAACGGTAGCTTGGAGCGCACGACTCTGTTCCTCAACCTGGCCAACGATCCTAC TATCGAACGTATCATCACCCCTCGTCTTGCACTCACGACCGCCGAGTACTACGCCTACCAGCTTGAGAAGCACGTCCTGGTCATCCTTACTGACCTGTCGGCCTACTGCGACGCTCTTCGTGAAGTTTCGGCGGCGCGAGAGGAAGTGCCCGGTCGCCGTGGTTTCCCGGGTTACATGTACACTGATTTGTCCACCATCTACGAACGAGCCGGGCGCGTCGAGGGACGCAACGGATCGATCACGCAGATTCCCATCTTGACGATGCCCAACGACGACATTACGCACCCGATCCCCGACTTGACGGGATACATTACCGAGGGCCAGATCTTCGTCGACCGACCGCTGTACAACCGCGGCATCTACCCGCCGATCAacgtgctgccgtcgctgtcgcgTCTGATGAAGTCTGCCATTGGCGAGGGCATGACGCGCAAGGACCACGGCGACGTTTCCAACCAGCTGTATGCCAAGTATGCCATCGGtcgcgatgcggcggccatgaaggccgtcgtcggtgaggAGGCGCTGTCTGCCGAGGACAAGCTGTCGCTAGAGTTCCTGGACAAGTTTGAGCGGCAGTTCATCAACCAGGGCGCATACGAGTCGCGATCCATCTACGAGTCCCTGGACCTTGCGTGGAGCCTGCTGCGCATCTACCCCAAGGACCTGCTCAACCGAATCCCGGGCAAGGTGCTCAACGAGTTCTACCAGCGAGCACAAAAGGACGCCAAgtccaagggcaaggcgcgGGCGGACGTGGCTGCCAAGGACCAGCAACAAAACGAGGAGAACCTGATTGACGCATAA
- a CDS encoding Aldose 1-epimerase (EggNog:ENOG503NW79~SECRETED:SignalP(1-20~SECRETED:cutsite=VAA-DG~SECRETED:prob=0.6973)~COG:G), with the protein MKWSSKLLALAALPMALVAADGDDASASSSKPKPDKDGKYWIHGDGISAAFIPYGASVTNILFKDQYGIERDLVAGFDNATYYGVDKQHPHFGGVPGRYANRIKNSTFEIDGKKYKVKANENPTKEHPDGLDTLHGGPDGWDWRNFTVLAYTKNSITFQIVDPDGKEGFPGEVVSWATYTLNGRDWDFKLVALSTTKKTPIMLSSHTYWNLDGFANNETNTALNHTLHLPYSGQRVGVDNILIPTGDILANAKGSVNDFWSKPKQLGASFGDKDIVNNCGFNCTGYDNCYTINRQSLSPYDWRTSGPVATLSSEWSGIQLDIFTDQDAFQVYGCQGQNGSMALKKTQGVKTSRNGKDFPRTIAKYGCVVLEVQDYIDGINHPEWMRKQIWGPEDGPYVLQAKYRFSLTSEHKNKCDK; encoded by the exons atgaaGTGGTCGTCGAAGCtcctggccctcgcggccctgccaatggcgctggtggcggcggacggcgacgacgcctccgcctccagcagcaagcccaagccggacaaggacggcaagtACTGGatccacggcgacggcatctcggccgccttcatcCCCTACGGCGCGTCCGTGACCAACATCCTCTTCAAGGACCAATACGGCATCGAGCGCGACCTGGTCGCCGGCTTCGACAACGCCACCTACTACGGCGTCGACAAGCAGCACCCGCACTTTGGCGGCGTCCCCGGCCGCTACGCCAACCGCATCAAGAACAGCACCTTTGAGATTGACGGCAAGAAGtacaaggtcaaggccaaCGAGAACCCCACCAAGGAGCACccggacggcctcgacacGCTGCAcggcgggcccgacggcTGGGACTGGCGCAACTTCACCGTCCTCGCCTACACCAAGAACAGCATCACCTTCCAGATCGTCGACCCAGACGGCAAGGAGGGCTTCcccggcgaggtcgtctcCTGGGCCACCTACACCCTCAACGGCCGCGACTGGGACttcaagctcgtcgccctgtCCACCACCAAGAAGACCCCCATCATGCTGAGCAGCCACACGTACTGGAACCTCGACGGCTTCGCCAACAACGAGACCAACACGGCCCTCAACCACACCCTGCACCTGCCCTACAGCGGCCAGCgagtcggcgtcgacaacaTCCTCATCCCCACCGGCGACAtcctcgccaacgccaaggGCTCCGTCAACGACTTTTGGAGCAAGCCCAAGCAGCTGGGCGCCTCCTTTGGCGACAAGGACATTGTCAACAACTGCGGCTTCAACTGCACCGGCTATG ACAACTGCTACACCATCAACCGCCAGAGCCTCAGCCCCTACGACTGGCGGACCTCTGGCCCCGTAGCGACCCTCTCGTCCGAGTGGTCCGGCATCCAGCTCGACATCTTCACCGACCAGGACGCCTTCCAGGTCTACGGATGCCAGGGCCAGAACGGCAGCATGGCGCTCAAGAAGACGCAGGGCGTCAAGACGTCCCGCAACGGCAAGGACTTCCCGCGCACCATCGCAAAGTACGGctgcgtcgtcctcgaggtccaGGACTACATCGACGGCATCAACCACCCCGAGTGGATGCGCAAGCAGATCTGGGGCCCCGAGGACGGGCCCTACGTCCTGCAGGCCAAGTACAGGTTCAGCCTGACGTCGGAGCACAAGAACAAGTGCGACAAGTAG
- a CDS encoding Hydroxymethylglutaryl-CoA lyase (EggNog:ENOG503NVNW~COG:C~COG:E) has product MALLRSAVCRACRRSQFQLQRGFATASSQQATGGNRVKLVEVGPRDGLQNEKTIIPLSTKIELIERLARTGVSTIEAGSFVSPKWVPQMANSSEIMEHLLQQKVQAPVPLTWSFLAPNTKGLQNAATILKQNPGTFSSQLDPSDKPALEVAVFAAATESFSQKNLNCDIQTSLERFKAVIQDSKALGLRVRAYISVVLGCPFEGFDVDPHKVAEIATDLLESGADEISLGDTTGMGTAPRTSALLKCMSAAGIRSEDIAMHFHDTYGQALVNTAVSLEHGIRTFDSSVGGLGGCPYSPGATGNVATENMVYFMETLGMETGIDLDAMADIGAWITGELGKANDSSVGKAVLGARARATAEATKA; this is encoded by the exons ATGGCTCTCCTCCGATCGGCCGTGTGCAGGGCCTGCAGGCGATCCCAGTTCCAGCTGCAACGAGGCTTTGCGACAGCGAGCTCTCAGCAGGCCACTGGCGGCAATCGGGtgaagctcgtcgaggtcggaCCGCGTGATGGCCTGCAGAACGAGAAGACAATCATCCCGCTCTCCACGAAGATCGAGCTGATTGAGCGCCTCGCGAGGACGGGCGTTTCGACCATTGAGGCCGGATCTTTTGTTTCTCCCAAATGGGTCCCTCAG ATGGCCAACTCGAGCGAGATCATGGAGCATCTTCTTCAACAAAAGGTGCAGGCTCCCGTCCCATTGACTTGGTCGTTCCTCGCCCCGAATACGAAAGGCCTGCAGAACGCAGCCACCATCCTCAAGCAGAATCCCGGCACCTTCTCGAGCCAGCTAGACCCGAGCGACAAGCCAGCCCTCGAGGTGGCCGTCTTCGCGGCTGCGACCGAGAGCTTCTCGCAAAAGAACCTCAACTGCGACATACAGACCTCTTTGGAGCGCTTCAAGGCTGTGATACAGGACTCCAAGGCCCTCGGGCTGAGGGTGCGGGCCTACATCTCCGTCGTCCTGGGCTGCCCGTTTGAGGGGTTCGATGTCGACCCGCACAAGGTGGCCGAGATCGCCACGGACCTGCTCGAGTCGGGCGCGGACGAGATCTCGCTGGGCGACACGACAGGCATGGGCACAGCGCCGCGGACCAGCGCGCTCCTCAAGtgcatgtcggcggcgggcatccgGAGCGAGGACATCGCGATGCATTTCCACGACACGTACGGCCAGGCGCTGGTCAACACGGCGGTATCGCTGGAGCACGGCATCCGCACGTTTGACAGCAGCGTGGGCGGGTTGGGCGGCTGCCCGTACAGCCCGGGCGCGACGGGCAACGTGGCGACGGAGAACATGGTGTACTTTATGGAGACGCTGGGGATGGAGACGGGCATAGATCTGGATGCCATGGCGGACATTGGCGCGTGGATCACGGGGGAGCTGGGCAAGGCAAACGACAGCTCGGTAGGCAAGGCGGTGCTCGGGGCGAGAGCCAGGGCAACTGCAGAGGCCACCAAGGCGTGA